The following coding sequences are from one Triticum aestivum cultivar Chinese Spring chromosome 5A, IWGSC CS RefSeq v2.1, whole genome shotgun sequence window:
- the LOC123104951 gene encoding linoleate 9S-lipoxygenase 2-like gives MFGGGLPIIGGIGGLTGSKTRLKGSVVLTRKNALDFNDLGATVMDNVTEFLGRGVTCQLISSTIVDSNNGNRGKVSAEASLEQWITSLPFITVGENKFSVTFDWAVDKLGVPGAIIVKNNHASEFFLKTITLDNVPGHGKVVFVANSWVYPQAKYRYSRVFFANDTYLPTKMPAALKPYRDDELRNLRGDDQQGPYEAHDRVYRYDVYNDLGDSRQILGGSKEFPYPRRCRTGRKLSQTNPDRESRLLPLVQSIYVPRDELFGHLKKSDFLGYSLKALVDGIVPAIRTYVDLSPGEFDSFADILKLYEGGIKLPSIPALEEVRKRFPLQLVKDLIPMGGDYLLKPPKPQVIKQDEKAWMTDAEFAREILAGVNPMMITRVTEFPPKSSLDPSQYGDHTSTITEAQIGSSLEGITVQQAVSSNRLYILNHHDHMMPYLVRLNNLDDTFLYATRTLLFLKGDGTLAPVAIELSTPLLQGGLTTAKSTVYTPASTGVEAWIWQLAKAYVCVNDYGYHQLVSHWLNTHAVMEPFIIATNRQLSVTHPVHKLLHPHYRDTMNINSRARELLVSAGGIIELTVFQRKYAMEMSSVTYKDWNFNEQALPDDLIKRGMAWRDPSSPHKVRLLLEDYPYAVDGLAIWTAIEQWVTEYLAIYYTSDSVLQSDVELQAWWKEVREVGHGDLKDAAWWPKMMTVAELVKACATIIWTGSALHAAVNFGQYPYAGYHPNKPSASRRPMPEPDTEEYALLARDPEKVFIHTITNQVQSIIGISLLEILSKHSSDEIYLGQRDTPEWTSDAKALEAFKRFGTRLEGIESQVVALNGNPQLKNRNGPAQFPYMLLYPNTSDHTGKAEGLTARGIPNSISI, from the exons ATGTTCGGCGGCGGTCTCCCCATCATCGGTGGGATCGGCGGGCTCACAGGGAGCAAGACCCGGCTCAAGGGGTCGGTGGTGCTGACCCGCAAGAATGCACTCGACTTCAACGACCTGGGcgccaccgtcatggacaatgtcACCGAGTTCCTCGGCCGCGGCGTCACCTGCCAACTCATCAGCTCCACCATCGTCGATTCCA ACAACGGGAACCGCGGGAAGGTGAGCGCGGAGGCGAGCCTGGAGCAGTGGATCACGAGCCTGCCGTTCATCACGGTGGGCGAGAACAAGTTCAGCGTCACCTTCGACTGGGCGGTGGACAAGCTGGGCGTGCCGGGCGCCATCATCGTCAAGAACAACCACGCCTCCGAGTTCTTCCTCAAGACCATCACCCTCGACAACGTCCCCGGCCACGGCAAGGTCGTCTTCGTCGCCAACTCGTGGGTGTACCCGCAGGCCAAGTACCGCTACAGCCGCGTCTTCTTCGCCAATGAT ACGTACCTGCCCACCAAGATGCCGGCGGCACTGAAGCCCTACCGCGACGACGAGCTCCGTAACCTGAGAGGGGACGACCAGCAGGGGCCTTACGAGGCGCACGACCGCGTCTACCGCTACGACGTCTACAACGACCTCGGCGACTCCCGCCAGATCCTCGGCGGCTCCAAGGAGTTCCCCTACCCTCGCCGCTGCCGCACCGGCCGCAAGCTCTCACAGACCA ACCCTGATCGCGAGAGCCGGCTTCTGCCGCTGGTGCAGAGCATCTACGTGCCGCGGGACGAGCTGTTCGGGCATCTCAAGAAGTCGGACTTCCTGGGCTACTCGCTCAAGGCGCTGGTAGATGGCATCGTGCCGGCCATCCGCACCTACGTCGACCTCTCCCCCGGCGAGTTCGACTCCTTCGCCGACATCCTCAAGCTCTACGAGGGTGGCATCAAGCTGCCCAGCATCCCGGCCCTCGAGGAGGTGCGCAAGCGCTTCCCGCTCCAGCTCGTCAAGGACCTCATCCCCATGGGCGGCGACTACCTCCTCAAGCCCCCCAAGCCGCAAGTCATCAAAC AGGACGAGAAAGCATGGATGACCGACGCCGAGTTCGCAAGGGAGATTCTCGCCGGCGTCAACCCGATGATGATCACCCGTGTGACG GAGTTTCCTCCCAAGAGTAGTCTGGATCCCAGCCAGTACGGCGACCACACCAGCACCATCACCGAGGCGCAGATCGGGTCGAGCCTCGAGGGCATCACCGTGCAGCAGGCAGTCTCCAGCAACAGGCTCTACATCCTCAACCACCACGACCACATGATGCCGTACCTCGTCAGGCTCAACAACCTCGACGACACCTTCCTCTACGCCACCAGGACTCTGCTCTTCCTCAAAGGTGACGGCACACTGGCGCCGGTCGCCATCGAGCTGAGCACGCCGCTGCTCCAGGGCGGCCTCACCACCGCCAAGAGCACCGTCTACACTCCGGCGTCCACCGGCGTCGAGGCCTGGATATGGCAGCTCGCCAAGGCGTACGTCTGCGTCAACGACTACGGCTATCACCAGCTGGTCAGCCACTGGCTCAACACGCACGCCGTGATGGAGCCCTTCATCATCGCCACCAACCGGCAGCTGAGCGTGACGCACCCGGTGCACAAGCTGCTGCACCCGCACTACCGTGACACAATGAACATCAACTCGCGGGCGCGCGAGCTGCTCGTCAGCGCCGGCGGGATCATCGAGCTCACCGTCTTCCAGCGCAAGTACGCCATGGAGATGTCCTCCGTCACCTACAAGGACTGGAACTTCAACGAGCAGGCCCTACCAGACGATCTAATCAAGAG GGGCATGGCGTGGCGCGACCCATCTAGCCCGCACAAGGTGCGGCTGCTACTTGAGGACTACCCTTACGCGGTGGATGGGCTCGCTATCTGGACCGCCATCGAGCAGTGGGTGACAGAGTATCTGGCCATCTACTACACCAGCGACAGTGTGCTTCAGAGCGACGTGGAGCTGCAGGCGTGGTGGAAGGAGGTACGCGAGGTCGGCCACGGCGATCTCAAGGACGCGGCATGGTGGCCCAAGATGATGACGGTGGCGGAGCTGGTCAAGGCCTGCGCCACCATCATCTGGACCGGGTCCGCGCTGCACGCCGCCGTAAACTTCGGGCAGTACCCCTACGCAGGTTACCACCCCAACAAGCCGTCAGCGAGCCGTCGTCCGATGCCGGAGCCGGACACCGAGGAGTACGCCTTGCTGGCCCGCGACCCAGAAAAGGTGTTCATCCACACCATTACCAACCAGGTGCAGTCCATCATTGGCATTTCCCTGCTGGAGATCCTGTCCAAGCACTCCTCCGACGAGATTTATCTCGGGCAGCGTGACACGCCGGAGTGGACCTCGGATGCCAAGGCGCTGGAGGCGTTCAAGCGGTTCGGCACAAGGCTGGAAGGCATCGAGAGCCAGGTGGTGGCCTTGAACGGAAACCCCCAGCTCAAGAACCGCAATGGACCAGCCCAATTCCC